In Streptomyces ambofaciens ATCC 23877, a single genomic region encodes these proteins:
- the tkt gene encoding transketolase yields MSTHTVDSADRFEWTELDRRAVDTARVLAADAVQKVGNGHPGTAMALAPAAYTIFQKMMRHDPADPEWTGRDRFVLSPGHTSLTLYTQLYLAGYELELDDLKAFRTHGSKTPGHPEYGHTAGVETTTGPLGQGVANAVGMAMAARYERGLFDPEAPAGESPFDHTVWAIVSDGDLQEGVSAEASSLAGHQRLGNLVFLYDDNHISIEGDTATAFSEDVLGRYEAYGWHVQRIEPAENGDVDVHALHAALTAAKAETGRPSIIAMRTIIAWPAPNARNTEASHGSALGDDEVAATKRVLGLDPEKTFEVADDVLAHTRRALDRGAEAHAAWDKRIDKWRGAQPRRADLFDRVVAGRLPEGWADALPVFETGKALATRAASGKVLQALGPVLPELWGGSADLAGSNNTTIDSTSSFLPEGNPLPEADPYGRTVHFGIREFSMAAEMNGIALHGNTRVYGGTFLVFSDYMRNAVRMSALMQLPVTYVWTHDSVGLGEDGPTHQPVEHLASLRAVPGLNVVRPADANETATAWAEILRRHSTRPAPHGLVLTRQGVPTYEPNPDAARGGYVLADASTGTPDVVLIATGSEVQLAVAAREALEAEGTATRVVSMPSVEWFEEQPREYREGVLPPSVRARVAVEAGIGLTWHRFVGDAGRIVSLEHFGASADATTLFTEFGFTAGHVAAAARESLAAVRG; encoded by the coding sequence ATGAGCACGCACACAGTGGACAGCGCGGACCGCTTCGAATGGACCGAACTCGACCGGCGTGCCGTCGACACCGCCCGTGTCCTGGCAGCCGACGCCGTGCAGAAGGTCGGCAACGGGCATCCGGGCACGGCGATGGCCCTGGCCCCGGCCGCGTACACGATCTTTCAGAAGATGATGCGGCACGACCCCGCCGATCCCGAGTGGACCGGCCGTGACCGCTTCGTCCTCTCCCCCGGCCACACCTCGCTCACCCTCTACACCCAGCTCTACCTCGCCGGGTACGAGCTGGAGCTGGACGACCTGAAGGCCTTCCGCACGCACGGCTCCAAGACCCCCGGCCACCCCGAGTACGGGCACACCGCGGGCGTGGAGACCACCACCGGGCCGCTGGGCCAGGGCGTCGCCAACGCGGTGGGCATGGCGATGGCCGCCCGGTACGAGCGGGGCCTGTTCGACCCCGAGGCACCGGCCGGCGAGTCCCCCTTCGACCACACCGTCTGGGCGATCGTGTCCGACGGTGACCTCCAGGAGGGCGTCTCCGCCGAGGCGTCGTCCCTGGCCGGCCACCAGAGGCTCGGCAACCTCGTCTTCCTCTACGACGACAACCACATCTCGATCGAGGGCGACACCGCCACCGCGTTCTCCGAGGACGTGCTGGGGCGGTACGAGGCCTACGGCTGGCACGTGCAGCGCATCGAGCCCGCCGAGAACGGCGACGTCGACGTGCACGCCCTGCACGCGGCCCTGACGGCGGCGAAGGCCGAGACCGGCCGCCCCTCCATCATCGCCATGCGCACGATCATCGCCTGGCCCGCCCCGAACGCGCGGAACACCGAGGCCTCCCACGGTTCCGCCCTCGGCGACGACGAGGTCGCCGCCACCAAGCGCGTGCTCGGCCTCGACCCGGAGAAGACCTTCGAGGTGGCCGACGACGTCCTCGCCCACACCCGCCGGGCCCTGGACCGGGGCGCCGAGGCGCACGCCGCCTGGGACAAGCGGATCGACAAGTGGCGGGGCGCCCAGCCGCGGCGCGCCGACCTGTTCGACCGTGTGGTGGCCGGCCGGCTGCCCGAGGGCTGGGCGGACGCGCTGCCGGTGTTCGAGACGGGCAAGGCCCTCGCCACCCGCGCCGCCTCCGGCAAGGTCCTCCAGGCGCTCGGTCCGGTGCTGCCGGAGCTGTGGGGCGGCTCGGCCGACCTGGCCGGCTCGAACAACACGACGATCGACAGCACCAGCTCCTTCCTCCCCGAAGGCAATCCGCTGCCGGAGGCCGACCCGTACGGCCGTACCGTCCACTTCGGCATCCGCGAGTTCTCCATGGCCGCGGAGATGAACGGCATCGCCCTGCACGGCAACACCCGCGTCTACGGCGGCACCTTCCTGGTCTTCTCCGACTACATGCGCAACGCCGTGCGGATGTCCGCGCTCATGCAGCTCCCGGTGACCTACGTGTGGACGCACGACTCCGTCGGGCTCGGCGAGGACGGCCCGACCCACCAGCCCGTCGAGCACCTCGCCTCGCTGCGCGCCGTCCCGGGTCTGAACGTGGTCCGCCCGGCCGACGCCAACGAGACCGCCACCGCCTGGGCCGAGATCCTCAGGCGCCACTCGACCCGTCCGGCCCCGCACGGCCTCGTCCTCACCCGCCAGGGCGTGCCGACGTACGAGCCGAACCCCGACGCGGCCAGGGGCGGGTACGTCCTGGCGGACGCCTCCACCGGCACCCCGGACGTCGTCCTGATCGCCACCGGGTCCGAGGTGCAGCTCGCCGTGGCCGCACGGGAGGCGCTGGAGGCCGAGGGGACCGCCACCCGGGTGGTGTCGATGCCGTCCGTGGAGTGGTTCGAGGAGCAGCCGCGCGAGTACCGCGAGGGCGTGCTGCCGCCGTCCGTGCGGGCCCGGGTGGCCGTGGAGGCCGGCATCGGCCTGACCTGGCACCGGTTCGTCGGGGACGCGGGACGCATCGTCTCCCTGGAGCACTTCGGCGCCTCCGCCGACGCCACGACCCTGTTCACCGAGTTCGGCTTCACCGCCGGGCACGTCGCCGCCGCCGCCAGGGAGTCCCTGGCCGCCGTCCGCGGCTGA
- a CDS encoding ATP-grasp domain-containing protein, translating into MVSPVRVWLNRTYAENVFFMDQLRRNPADRAVEIHATHGDPDSPVLAAADTAELEPEGLSPAGYVEYALDQCARRGIHVFVPRLHQAAVVAHRADFEAAGTALLAPPPEAVAVFQDKVIAYEAVRAIGVPVPPWWRVRTADELVSAVEELEAHGHRACFKPASGAGGVGFRMVTRDPFSLAHLNGFPSPDVPLPLVVEALRAAEEPVDWLVMPRLEQPEVSVDCLTGPDNRVRLAVGRTKNGRRRGFTLHEQWLAPARLIAEAFGLHHLSNVQFRMYGDRPVLMDVNTRPAGGLHQLALCGVNAPWAAVRLALGDDPGELTPPFLGQDYAVVSGPRPLRPVSLPHQRAELPGVPAPTTASVSASVSASASASTSSSASAPGSAPASAPASASASATASATASASASASRPSVAAPAVQPVGAPAPEHPAAGAPA; encoded by the coding sequence ATGGTTTCTCCCGTACGCGTCTGGCTCAACCGCACGTACGCGGAGAACGTCTTCTTCATGGATCAGCTGCGGAGAAATCCCGCCGACCGGGCCGTCGAGATCCACGCCACGCACGGTGACCCGGACTCCCCCGTCCTGGCCGCGGCCGACACGGCCGAGCTGGAGCCGGAGGGCCTGTCCCCGGCCGGTTACGTCGAGTACGCCCTGGACCAGTGCGCGCGCCGGGGCATCCACGTGTTCGTGCCCCGTCTGCACCAGGCGGCGGTCGTGGCCCACCGTGCCGACTTCGAGGCGGCCGGTACGGCGTTGCTGGCACCGCCCCCGGAGGCGGTGGCCGTCTTCCAGGACAAGGTGATCGCCTACGAGGCGGTGCGGGCGATCGGCGTGCCGGTCCCGCCCTGGTGGCGGGTCCGCACGGCCGACGAACTCGTCTCCGCGGTCGAGGAGTTGGAGGCGCACGGGCACCGGGCGTGTTTCAAACCGGCGTCCGGCGCGGGCGGCGTGGGCTTCCGGATGGTCACCCGCGACCCCTTCTCCCTCGCCCACCTGAACGGCTTCCCGAGCCCGGACGTGCCGCTGCCGCTGGTCGTCGAGGCGCTGCGGGCGGCGGAGGAGCCGGTCGACTGGCTGGTGATGCCGCGGCTGGAGCAGCCGGAGGTCTCGGTGGACTGCCTCACCGGGCCCGACAACCGGGTGCGGCTGGCCGTGGGCCGCACCAAGAACGGCCGCCGCCGGGGGTTCACGCTCCACGAGCAGTGGCTGGCACCGGCCCGGCTGATCGCCGAGGCCTTCGGGCTGCACCACCTGTCCAACGTGCAGTTCCGGATGTACGGCGACCGGCCCGTCCTGATGGACGTCAACACCCGCCCGGCGGGTGGGCTGCACCAGCTGGCGCTGTGCGGTGTCAACGCGCCCTGGGCGGCGGTCCGGCTGGCCCTCGGCGACGACCCGGGCGAGCTGACCCCGCCGTTCCTGGGCCAGGACTACGCGGTGGTGTCCGGACCGCGTCCCCTGCGACCGGTGTCCCTCCCCCACCAGCGCGCGGAACTGCCCGGGGTACCGGCTCCGACCACCGCGTCCGTTTCGGCTTCCGTCTCCGCATCCGCATCCGCATCCACGTCCTCGTCCGCATCGGCTCCGGGCTCGGCTCCCGCTTCGGCTCCGGCTTCGGCTTCGGCTTCGGCTACGGCTTCGGCTACGGCTTCGGCTTCGGCTTCGGCGAGTCGCCCGTCGGTCGCGGCGCCGGCCGTCCAACCGGTGGGCGCCCCGGCACCCGAGCACCCGGCCGCCGGAGCTCCCGCGTAG
- the tal gene encoding transaldolase, which translates to MITVTEATATAGALRRLSEAGVSVWLDDLSRRRIESGNLAELIRTRNVVGVTTNPSIFQAAIGSGEGYEEQLADLATRGVTVDEAVRMMTTADVRAAADVLREVYDTTGGRDGRVSIEVDPRLAHDTRATIAEARQLAWLVDRPNVMIKIPATKAGLPAITEVIGAGISVNVTLIFSLERYREVMDAYLAGLEKARAAGLGLADIHSVASFFVSRVDSEIDKRLSLLGTDEALALRGKAALANARLAYEAYEGVFSGDRFTALAGAGANAQRPLWASTGVKDPAFRDTLYVEELVAPGTVNTMPEATLAAAADHGDVRGDTVTGGYAQARADLEAVERLGVSYDEVVQQLEQEGVAKFEAAWQDLLDAVTKSLDSKGVDGE; encoded by the coding sequence ATGATCACTGTGACCGAAGCAACCGCGACCGCGGGAGCACTGCGACGCCTGTCCGAGGCGGGCGTCTCCGTATGGCTGGACGACCTGTCGCGGCGGCGGATCGAGTCCGGCAACCTCGCCGAGCTGATCAGGACGAGGAACGTCGTCGGCGTCACCACCAACCCGTCGATCTTCCAGGCCGCCATCGGCTCCGGCGAGGGCTACGAGGAGCAGCTCGCCGACCTCGCGACCCGGGGCGTCACCGTCGACGAGGCGGTCCGCATGATGACCACCGCCGACGTCCGCGCCGCCGCCGACGTGCTGCGCGAGGTGTACGACACAACCGGCGGCCGGGACGGACGGGTCTCCATCGAGGTCGACCCGCGCCTCGCCCACGACACGCGGGCCACGATCGCCGAGGCCCGTCAGCTGGCCTGGCTGGTGGACCGCCCCAACGTGATGATCAAGATCCCGGCGACGAAGGCCGGCCTCCCGGCGATCACCGAGGTCATCGGCGCCGGCATCAGCGTCAACGTGACGCTGATCTTCTCCCTGGAGCGCTATCGCGAGGTCATGGACGCCTACCTCGCCGGCCTCGAGAAGGCGCGGGCGGCCGGGCTCGGCCTGGCGGACATCCACTCCGTCGCCTCCTTCTTCGTCTCCCGCGTCGACAGCGAGATCGACAAGCGCCTGTCCCTGCTGGGCACGGACGAGGCCCTCGCCCTGCGGGGGAAGGCGGCGCTGGCCAACGCGCGGCTGGCCTACGAGGCGTACGAGGGTGTCTTCTCCGGCGACCGCTTCACCGCCCTCGCCGGCGCCGGCGCCAACGCCCAGCGTCCCCTGTGGGCGTCGACCGGGGTGAAGGACCCGGCATTCCGGGACACCCTGTACGTGGAGGAGCTGGTCGCTCCCGGCACCGTGAACACGATGCCGGAGGCCACCCTGGCCGCCGCCGCGGATCACGGCGACGTCCGGGGTGACACGGTCACCGGTGGTTACGCCCAGGCGCGGGCCGACCTGGAGGCCGTGGAGCGGCTCGGCGTCTCGTACGACGAGGTGGTGCAGCAGCTGGAGCAGGAGGGCGTGGCCAAGTTCGAGGCGGCCTGGCAGGACCTGCTCGACGCCGTGACGAAGTCCCTCGACAGCAAGGGAGTTGACGGGGAATGA
- a CDS encoding 6-phospho-beta-glucosidase gives MRLTILGGGGFRVPLVYGALLGDRAEGRVTHVVLHDLDAARLSAVTRVLAEQADGVPDAPEVTATTDLDEALRGADFVFSAIRVGGLEGRAEDERVALAEGVLGQETVGAGGIAYGLRTVPVAVDIARRVARLAPDAWVINFTNPAGLVTEAMARHLGDRVIGICDSPVGLGRRVARALGADPERAFVDYVGLNHLGWLRGLRVGGRDELPRLLADPALLGSFEEGRLFGPEWLRSLGAIPNEYLHYYYFNRETVRAYREADRTRGAFLRDQQAGFYEEMRRPGAPALATWDRTRAEREATYMAENRETAGAGEREADDLSGGYEKVALALMRAVARDERTTLILDVRNRGTLAVLDADAVIEVPCLVDANGAHPVAVDPLPGHATGLVCAVKAVEREVMTAAETGSRAAAVRAFALHPLVDSVDVARRLVDGYTAVHPGLAYLG, from the coding sequence GTGAGGCTGACGATTCTGGGCGGCGGCGGTTTCCGGGTGCCGCTCGTGTACGGCGCTCTCCTCGGGGACCGCGCCGAGGGACGCGTGACGCACGTCGTGCTGCACGACCTCGACGCGGCGCGTCTGTCGGCGGTCACCAGGGTGCTCGCCGAACAGGCGGACGGGGTGCCGGACGCGCCGGAGGTGACCGCCACGACCGATCTGGACGAGGCGCTGCGCGGTGCCGACTTCGTGTTCTCCGCGATCCGCGTCGGCGGCCTCGAAGGCCGGGCCGAGGACGAGCGGGTGGCGCTCGCCGAGGGCGTCCTCGGGCAGGAGACGGTCGGCGCGGGCGGCATCGCCTACGGGCTGCGGACCGTCCCGGTCGCCGTCGACATCGCGCGCCGGGTGGCCCGGCTCGCGCCGGACGCCTGGGTCATCAACTTCACCAACCCGGCCGGTCTGGTCACTGAGGCCATGGCCCGCCACCTCGGCGACCGCGTCATCGGCATCTGCGACTCGCCGGTCGGTCTCGGCCGCCGCGTCGCCCGCGCGCTGGGCGCCGACCCGGAGCGGGCCTTCGTCGACTACGTCGGCCTCAACCACCTCGGCTGGCTGCGCGGCCTGCGCGTCGGCGGCCGTGACGAACTCCCGCGGCTGCTCGCCGACCCGGCGCTGCTCGGCTCGTTCGAGGAGGGCCGGCTCTTCGGCCCCGAGTGGCTGCGCTCCCTCGGCGCCATCCCCAACGAGTACCTGCACTACTACTACTTCAACCGGGAGACCGTCCGCGCCTACCGGGAGGCCGACCGCACCCGGGGCGCCTTCCTGCGCGACCAGCAGGCCGGCTTCTACGAGGAGATGCGCCGCCCCGGCGCCCCGGCGCTCGCCACCTGGGACCGCACCCGCGCCGAACGCGAGGCCACTTACATGGCCGAGAACCGGGAGACGGCGGGCGCGGGCGAGCGCGAGGCGGACGACCTCTCCGGCGGCTACGAGAAGGTGGCGCTCGCGCTGATGCGGGCCGTCGCCCGCGACGAGCGCACCACCCTCATCCTCGACGTCCGCAACCGCGGCACCCTGGCGGTGCTCGACGCCGACGCCGTGATCGAGGTCCCGTGCCTGGTCGACGCGAACGGCGCACACCCGGTGGCCGTCGACCCGCTGCCCGGTCACGCCACCGGGCTGGTCTGCGCGGTCAAGGCGGTCGAGCGCGAGGTCATGACGGCGGCCGAGACCGGCTCCCGCGCGGCGGCGGTACGGGCCTTCGCCCTGCATCCCCTGGTCGACTCGGTCGACGTCGCCCGCCGCCTCGTCGACGGCTACACGGCGGTCCACCCCGGCCTGGCGTATCTCGGGTAG
- a CDS encoding helix-turn-helix transcriptional regulator, which yields MADESIQDGDGGDAGRGGDGIATFPFPVDLSLLGVGVQVGPMGAGRTWHAHAPLHRVHRIDFHVVMLFTGGPVRHMIDFAEYEATAGDLLWIRPGQVHRFSPDSEYRGTVLTMQPGFLPRATVEATGLYRYDLPPLLHPDEARLAGLTAALDQLHREYEDATTLPLSLHTAVLRHTLSAFLLRLAHLAVSSAQAARQGREDVPNDTTFTLFRDAVERGFATNHSVSAYADALGYSRRTLVRAVRAATGETPKGFIDKRVVLEAKRLLAHTDMPIGRVGAAVGFPDAANFSKFFHQHTDQTPAGFRAELR from the coding sequence ATGGCGGACGAAAGCATCCAAGACGGTGACGGCGGCGACGCCGGCAGAGGCGGCGACGGGATCGCCACGTTCCCCTTCCCGGTCGATCTCAGCCTCCTCGGCGTCGGTGTGCAGGTCGGTCCCATGGGCGCCGGGCGCACCTGGCACGCGCACGCCCCGCTGCACCGTGTGCACCGCATCGACTTCCACGTCGTCATGCTCTTCACCGGCGGCCCGGTCCGTCACATGATCGACTTCGCCGAGTACGAGGCGACGGCCGGCGATCTGCTGTGGATCCGGCCCGGACAGGTCCACCGCTTCTCGCCGGACAGCGAGTACCGCGGAACCGTGCTGACCATGCAGCCCGGCTTCCTGCCCCGCGCCACCGTGGAGGCCACCGGCCTCTACCGCTACGACCTGCCGCCCCTGCTCCACCCCGACGAGGCGCGGCTCGCCGGGCTGACGGCCGCGCTCGACCAGCTGCACCGCGAGTACGAGGACGCCACCACCCTGCCCCTCAGCCTGCACACCGCCGTACTGCGCCACACGCTCTCCGCGTTCCTCCTGCGCCTCGCCCATCTCGCGGTCAGCTCCGCCCAGGCGGCGCGACAGGGCCGGGAGGACGTGCCGAACGACACCACCTTCACCCTCTTCCGGGACGCGGTCGAGCGGGGCTTCGCCACCAACCACAGCGTCAGCGCCTACGCCGACGCGCTCGGTTACTCCCGCCGCACCCTCGTCCGCGCGGTACGCGCCGCCACCGGTGAGACGCCCAAGGGGTTCATCGACAAACGGGTCGTCCTGGAGGCCAAGCGCCTCCTCGCCCACACCGACATGCCGATCGGCCGGGTCGGCGCGGCGGTCGGCTTCCCGGACGCGGCGAACTTCTCCAAGTTCTTCCACCAGCACACGGACCAGACACCGGCGGGGTTCCGGGCCGAACTGCGCTGA